From the genome of Geothrix sp. 21YS21S-4, one region includes:
- a CDS encoding MBL fold metallo-hydrolase, with product MRALIALALVASAALPLAAHAAHHAAQAEAPKIHKVEKVADSIYCIFGQGGNIGLVVTARHAVLIDDQFERLVPGLVEAVRSVTDKPIKYLINTHAHGDHVGGNVALEKQVSAIIAHANVRKRMETEQAKLEPAKRGGLPELALGSEDPKERARLNIHLDGTEIHLLHLGPGHTDGDVIVGVPAALVMHMGDLFFLGILPYVDLEGGGGSFDGLVAQIASVASWIPDGARIIPGHGPVCGKKELLRYRDFLQAVQAHAKANPGKDAAALAASFDTAAWPEWKPRPDFVTWETLFSAALGRGPARVPRS from the coding sequence ATGCGCGCTCTGATCGCCCTCGCCCTCGTCGCCTCCGCGGCCCTGCCCCTGGCTGCCCACGCCGCGCATCACGCGGCGCAGGCGGAAGCGCCGAAGATCCACAAGGTGGAGAAGGTCGCGGACAGCATCTACTGCATCTTCGGCCAGGGCGGGAACATCGGCCTCGTCGTCACCGCGCGCCATGCCGTCCTCATCGACGACCAGTTCGAGCGGCTCGTGCCCGGCCTAGTGGAGGCGGTCCGCTCCGTCACCGACAAGCCCATCAAGTACCTGATCAACACCCACGCCCACGGCGATCACGTGGGCGGCAACGTGGCCCTGGAGAAGCAGGTCAGCGCCATCATCGCCCACGCCAACGTCCGCAAGCGGATGGAGACGGAACAGGCGAAGCTGGAGCCCGCCAAGCGCGGCGGCCTGCCGGAACTGGCCCTCGGCTCCGAGGATCCCAAGGAGCGGGCCCGGCTGAACATCCACCTGGACGGCACCGAGATCCACCTGCTGCACCTGGGCCCCGGCCACACGGACGGCGACGTGATCGTGGGAGTTCCCGCCGCCCTGGTCATGCACATGGGCGACCTGTTCTTCCTCGGCATCCTGCCCTACGTGGATCTGGAAGGCGGGGGCGGCAGCTTCGACGGGCTGGTCGCCCAGATCGCCTCCGTGGCCTCGTGGATTCCCGATGGCGCCCGGATCATTCCCGGCCACGGCCCCGTCTGCGGAAAGAAAGAATTGCTCCGCTACCGCGACTTCCTCCAGGCCGTCCAGGCCCACGCCAAGGCGAACCCCGGAAAGGACGCGGCGGCCCTGGCCGCCTCCTTCGATACCGCCGCCTGGCCGGAGTGGAAGCCCCGACCCGACTTCGTCACCTGGGAAACCCTCTTCTCCGCCGCCCTGGGCCGAGGTCCGGCGCGCGTCCCCCGTTCCTGA
- a CDS encoding MarR family winged helix-turn-helix transcriptional regulator, which translates to MRRRLKQVVWARLTPYGLSPQQFWVLLVLLRGGPSSLHPLAQHVWMDDPTASRVVKAMVARGWLTTRPDPHHGRRILIEVAPETLPRARELEALALELKTGLAAGMDSAEQAAMSRGLHAMIRNLDGMLGADAAEEPSETEAP; encoded by the coding sequence GTGCGCCGCCGCCTCAAGCAGGTGGTGTGGGCGCGGCTGACGCCCTACGGCCTCAGCCCCCAGCAGTTCTGGGTCCTCCTCGTGCTTCTGCGGGGCGGACCCAGTTCCCTTCATCCCCTGGCCCAGCACGTGTGGATGGACGATCCCACGGCCAGCCGGGTGGTGAAGGCGATGGTGGCCCGCGGCTGGCTCACCACGCGGCCGGATCCGCACCACGGGCGGCGCATCCTGATCGAAGTGGCGCCGGAGACCCTTCCCCGCGCCCGCGAGCTCGAAGCCCTCGCCCTGGAGCTGAAGACCGGCCTCGCCGCCGGGATGGACTCGGCCGAGCAGGCGGCCATGAGCCGCGGACTGCACGCCATGATCCGCAACCTGGACGGCATGCTCGGCGCGGACGCGGCCGAGGAGCCCAGCGAGACCGAGGCCCCGTGA
- a CDS encoding MdtA/MuxA family multidrug efflux RND transporter periplasmic adaptor subunit: MDAPDIPSSTPAAGRPALLRGWRPWAIGGVLILGIVLYARSGKKDAAANPAGHPVPVAVAQARKGDMAVRLTGLGTVTALNNVTVRSRVDGQLVRVAFTEGQMVKAGDLLAEIDPRPFQVQLMQAEGQLAKDRAAYDNAATDLKRLDGLVQGGIISRQQLDTQVSSVAQYAAALKSDEGAVESAKLNLVYSRITAPISGRVGLRLVDVGNMVRATDTNGLATVAPLQPINVVFAVPADNIQKVLGQTAKEGKLPVEAWDRDLRTRLASGALAAIDNQVDPATGTVRLKALFANDDRSLFPNQFVNAQLLVDTLRGVVIIPTAAIQRGPQGVFVYVVKADGTAELRTVEVQGTDGDETAIGKGLTGGETVVTDGLEKLRPGSKVALPKPAGAKG; encoded by the coding sequence ATGGACGCTCCCGACATCCCTTCTTCCACCCCCGCCGCCGGCCGCCCCGCGCTCCTCCGTGGATGGCGCCCCTGGGCGATCGGCGGCGTCCTGATCCTCGGCATCGTCCTCTACGCCCGCAGCGGGAAGAAGGATGCGGCCGCGAATCCGGCGGGGCATCCCGTCCCCGTCGCCGTGGCCCAGGCCCGGAAGGGGGACATGGCGGTCCGCCTCACGGGGCTCGGCACCGTCACCGCCCTGAACAATGTCACCGTCCGGAGCCGCGTGGACGGCCAGCTGGTGCGCGTCGCCTTCACCGAAGGCCAGATGGTGAAGGCGGGCGACCTCCTCGCCGAGATCGATCCCCGCCCCTTCCAGGTCCAGCTCATGCAGGCCGAGGGCCAGCTCGCCAAGGACCGCGCGGCCTACGACAACGCCGCGACGGACCTCAAGCGCCTGGACGGCCTGGTGCAGGGCGGGATCATCTCCCGCCAGCAGCTCGACACGCAGGTCTCCTCCGTCGCCCAGTACGCCGCCGCCCTCAAATCGGACGAGGGCGCGGTGGAGAGCGCCAAGCTGAACCTCGTCTACAGCCGCATCACCGCGCCCATCAGCGGGCGCGTCGGCCTGCGCCTGGTGGACGTGGGCAACATGGTGCGCGCCACGGATACCAACGGCCTCGCCACCGTCGCCCCCCTCCAGCCCATCAACGTCGTATTCGCCGTACCCGCCGACAACATCCAGAAGGTGCTGGGCCAGACCGCCAAGGAGGGCAAACTGCCCGTGGAAGCCTGGGACCGCGACCTGCGCACCCGCCTCGCCTCCGGCGCTTTGGCCGCCATCGACAACCAGGTGGATCCCGCCACCGGCACCGTCCGGTTGAAGGCCCTGTTCGCCAACGACGACCGGTCGCTCTTCCCCAACCAGTTCGTCAACGCGCAACTTCTGGTGGACACCCTGCGCGGCGTGGTGATCATCCCCACCGCCGCCATCCAGCGCGGGCCCCAGGGCGTCTTCGTCTACGTGGTGAAGGCCGACGGCACCGCGGAACTGCGCACCGTCGAGGTCCAGGGCACGGACGGGGACGAGACCGCCATCGGCAAGGGCCTGACCGGCGGCGAAACCGTGGTCACGGACGGACTGGAGAAGCTCCGCCCCGGCAGCAAGGTCGCCCTCCCCAAGCCCGCCGGCGCCAAGGGCTGA